The Streptomyces sp. NBC_01353 genome contains a region encoding:
- a CDS encoding arabinogalactan endo-1,4-beta-galactosidase, with product MYAVPRTLRSLMSGTRLRVVAASALGALLLAALPAAPAQAATTLANTGFEADGTGTATPSGWSTYSATGQNAASFTEAGGHAGSHRLSHWASTAYQVETYQYLSGLTDGNYTLSAWVRSGGGQSSAYLALRDCGSAEQRTDLPPTPNGAWIRLVTSVKVTGGQCTVSVNSHASAGQWLNVDDLTFTSGSTGLSVKGVDISSLKKSEDLGGTYRTGAGATGDPVAILKSAGATYGRLKVWVNPADGYNNKARVLATAQRIKAQGMKLLVDFHYSDTWADPGAQAKPAAWAGHSYGQLTTDVYNHTYDVLNALKSQGTTADMVQIGNEINTGMLWPEGSTDNWSQLAGLLKAGISATKAVSSSTQVALHLAHGGDNALYRWWFDNATAQGVSYDVIALSFYGYWHGSLSALQANLDDISARYGKKVMVAETAYPFRLDSEDGHENIIDASAELVPGYPASTAGQSAWLRDVMNVVEAVPNGRGLGVVYWEPTWTAVAGNGWNPADPASGNGWENQALFDYDSRLLPAASWLAHR from the coding sequence ATGTACGCCGTTCCCCGCACCCTGCGGTCACTCATGTCAGGTACACGCCTACGAGTCGTCGCGGCCTCCGCGCTCGGCGCCCTGCTCCTGGCCGCACTGCCCGCGGCACCCGCCCAGGCGGCGACCACGCTCGCCAACACCGGTTTCGAGGCCGACGGCACCGGAACCGCCACACCCTCCGGCTGGTCCACCTACTCCGCGACCGGTCAGAACGCGGCCTCGTTCACGGAGGCCGGCGGCCATGCCGGGAGTCACCGGCTGAGCCACTGGGCCTCGACCGCCTACCAGGTGGAGACGTACCAGTACCTGTCCGGGCTGACCGACGGCAACTACACGCTGAGCGCCTGGGTGCGCTCCGGCGGCGGCCAGAGCTCCGCCTATCTCGCACTGCGCGACTGCGGCTCCGCCGAGCAGCGCACCGACCTGCCGCCCACCCCGAACGGCGCCTGGATACGCCTCGTGACCTCGGTGAAGGTGACCGGCGGCCAGTGCACGGTCAGCGTCAACTCCCACGCGTCGGCGGGCCAGTGGCTCAACGTCGACGACCTCACCTTCACCTCCGGCTCGACGGGCCTGTCCGTCAAGGGCGTCGACATCTCCTCGCTGAAGAAGAGCGAGGACCTCGGCGGTACGTACCGCACCGGCGCGGGGGCGACCGGGGATCCCGTGGCGATCCTGAAGTCCGCGGGCGCCACCTACGGCCGGCTCAAGGTGTGGGTGAATCCGGCCGACGGCTACAACAACAAGGCGCGCGTCCTGGCGACGGCCCAGCGCATCAAGGCGCAGGGCATGAAGCTGCTCGTCGACTTCCACTACTCCGACACCTGGGCCGACCCCGGCGCCCAGGCCAAGCCCGCCGCCTGGGCCGGTCACTCGTACGGTCAGCTCACGACCGACGTGTACAACCACACCTACGACGTCCTGAACGCGCTGAAGTCGCAGGGCACGACGGCCGACATGGTGCAGATCGGCAACGAGATCAACACCGGGATGCTGTGGCCCGAGGGCTCGACGGACAACTGGTCGCAGCTGGCGGGGCTCCTGAAGGCGGGCATCTCCGCCACCAAGGCCGTCTCCTCCTCCACGCAGGTCGCGCTCCATCTCGCGCACGGCGGCGACAACGCCCTGTACCGCTGGTGGTTCGACAACGCGACCGCTCAGGGTGTCTCGTACGACGTCATCGCGCTGTCCTTCTACGGATACTGGCACGGATCCCTGTCCGCGCTGCAGGCCAACCTCGACGACATCTCCGCCCGGTACGGGAAGAAGGTCATGGTCGCCGAGACGGCGTACCCGTTCCGGCTGGACAGCGAGGACGGCCACGAGAACATCATCGACGCGTCGGCGGAGCTGGTCCCGGGTTACCCGGCGAGCACTGCCGGCCAGTCGGCCTGGCTGCGGGACGTGATGAACGTCGTGGAGGCCGTGCCGAACGGTCGCGGCCTGGGTGTCGTCTACTGGGAGCCCACCTGGACCGCCGTCGCCGGCAACGGCTGGAACCCGGCGGACCCCGCGTCGGGCAACGGCTGGGAGAACCAGGCCCTGTTCGACTACGACAGCAGGCTGCTGCCGGCGGCCTCCTGGCTCGCCCATCGCTGA
- a CDS encoding L,D-transpeptidase family protein yields MPVRKVRPGRGLTAALCATLAVVGYMTVSPEKSTPPAPPRAAAKNAGSGAAAPRPAAPAARPAAPPGLGPATRTRIPDGTRQVFVVTGKTRNTNVAKAVLYERDAAGRWQRAAGPWTAHNALRGWTTDHTVGDLRTPIGVFTLGDAGGLMPDPGALLPYDQDEQFVSPGTGFLGEPLEGSFDYVVAIDYNRVSGTTPLDKERPLGEERGGGVWIHVDHGGPTQGCISLTTDVMRQLLRQLDPAKEPVIVMGPAAEIAR; encoded by the coding sequence ATGCCTGTCAGGAAGGTACGCCCCGGCCGTGGGCTGACCGCCGCCCTGTGCGCGACACTCGCCGTAGTCGGCTACATGACGGTGTCACCCGAGAAATCCACGCCACCCGCCCCGCCCCGCGCCGCGGCCAAGAACGCGGGCTCCGGGGCCGCCGCGCCCCGGCCCGCCGCGCCCGCGGCCCGGCCCGCCGCACCTCCCGGCCTCGGTCCCGCCACCCGTACGAGAATTCCGGACGGCACACGCCAGGTGTTCGTGGTCACGGGGAAGACCCGCAACACCAACGTGGCCAAGGCAGTGCTCTACGAGCGGGACGCGGCCGGGAGGTGGCAGCGCGCCGCCGGTCCCTGGACTGCGCACAACGCGCTGCGCGGCTGGACGACCGACCACACGGTCGGCGATCTGCGCACCCCCATCGGAGTCTTCACGCTCGGCGACGCCGGCGGTCTGATGCCGGACCCCGGAGCCCTGCTGCCCTACGACCAGGACGAGCAGTTCGTCTCCCCGGGCACCGGATTCCTCGGCGAACCCCTGGAAGGGTCGTTCGACTACGTGGTCGCCATCGACTACAACCGCGTCTCCGGAACGACCCCGTTGGACAAGGAACGCCCGCTCGGCGAGGAGCGTGGCGGAGGCGTCTGGATCCATGTCGACCACGGCGGCCCCACACAGGGGTGCATCTCCCTGACGACCGACGTCATGCGACAGCTGCTGCGCCAACTGGACCCGGCCAAGGAACCGGTGATCGTCATGGGTCCCGCCGCCGAGATCGCGCGGTGA
- a CDS encoding carboxylesterase family protein gives MVTKQGPVRGTVVDGLRVTLGIPYAAPPFDGGRFRAPMPAEPWDGVRDCTLFGPVAPQSAELPGAPVWRADQEDVLTLNIWSTADTSQPQPVLFWIHGGAYTFGSSAQPDYDGTALARAGLTVVTCNYRLGFEGFGHVPGFPGNRGLLDQIAALEWVRDNISAFGGDPDNVTVAGQSAGGGSIACLMSSARADGLFHRAIAHSVPDAFFPPELAERLAREVAAAAGVAPTAEGLLSAPPGALVEASDRVVARYAGDPDSGFLHYDTVLYGPVLDGGLLSRDPVEAPAVGGAACPVDLLVCHTTEEYWLMHQVGSMPPVTTDDGLDRFAADYGLPPDLVAAYRALMPGAPVRDVYLALAGDAVFAVPTVRLAEAHALAGGRTFLSRFDRRRTRPDGSPVRAWHAADVPFALGTLEATGVDFLTGGPADADDHALSRRMVDAWAAFAATGDPGWAPLTDAALAEPAAPAVHVWDVPDDRTEGASAAHALWHDIRMAPPSLP, from the coding sequence GTGGTGACGAAGCAGGGACCGGTGCGAGGCACGGTCGTCGACGGGCTGCGTGTCACCCTGGGCATCCCGTACGCCGCACCGCCGTTCGACGGCGGCCGCTTCCGGGCGCCGATGCCGGCCGAGCCCTGGGACGGGGTACGGGACTGCACCCTCTTCGGGCCGGTGGCACCGCAGTCGGCGGAGCTGCCCGGCGCCCCCGTCTGGCGCGCTGACCAGGAGGACGTCCTCACCCTCAACATCTGGTCCACGGCGGACACCTCACAGCCGCAGCCCGTGCTCTTCTGGATCCACGGCGGCGCCTACACCTTCGGCTCGTCAGCCCAGCCCGACTACGACGGGACAGCCCTGGCGCGCGCCGGACTCACCGTGGTGACGTGCAACTACCGCCTCGGTTTCGAGGGGTTCGGCCATGTCCCCGGCTTTCCCGGCAACCGGGGACTGCTCGACCAGATCGCCGCGCTGGAGTGGGTGCGCGACAACATCTCCGCCTTCGGCGGCGACCCCGACAACGTCACGGTGGCCGGCCAGTCCGCCGGCGGCGGCTCGATCGCCTGCCTGATGAGCAGCGCGCGGGCCGACGGACTCTTCCACCGAGCCATCGCCCACAGCGTCCCCGACGCGTTCTTCCCGCCGGAGCTCGCCGAGCGCCTGGCCCGCGAGGTGGCCGCGGCCGCAGGTGTCGCCCCCACCGCCGAAGGCCTGCTCTCCGCGCCCCCCGGCGCTCTCGTCGAGGCGTCGGACCGGGTGGTGGCACGGTACGCCGGCGATCCCGACTCAGGTTTCCTCCACTACGACACCGTCCTCTACGGCCCCGTCCTCGACGGCGGGCTGCTGAGCCGGGACCCGGTCGAGGCCCCGGCCGTCGGCGGCGCGGCCTGCCCCGTCGACCTCCTCGTCTGCCACACCACCGAGGAGTACTGGCTGATGCACCAGGTGGGCAGCATGCCGCCGGTCACCACGGACGACGGCCTCGACCGGTTCGCCGCCGACTACGGCCTTCCCCCGGACCTCGTCGCCGCCTACCGCGCCCTCATGCCGGGCGCGCCGGTACGCGACGTCTACCTCGCCCTCGCGGGCGACGCGGTCTTCGCCGTCCCCACCGTCCGCCTCGCCGAGGCCCACGCCCTCGCCGGCGGCCGCACGTTCCTGTCGCGCTTCGACCGGCGCCGTACCCGACCCGACGGAAGTCCGGTGCGTGCCTGGCACGCGGCCGACGTGCCCTTCGCCCTCGGCACCCTGGAGGCCACGGGCGTCGACTTCCTGACCGGCGGCCCCGCCGACGCCGACGACCACGCGCTGTCCCGGCGGATGGTCGACGCCTGGGCCGCCTTCGCGGCCACCGGAGACCCGGGGTGGGCCCCGCTCACCGACGCCGCCCTCGCAGAACCCGCCGCACCCGCCGTCCACGTCTGGGACGTGCCCGACGACCGCACCGAGGGCGCGAGCGCCGCGCACGCCCTGTGGCACGACATACGGATGGCCCCGCCGTCGCTCCCGTAG